The proteins below come from a single Triticum aestivum cultivar Chinese Spring chromosome 5D, IWGSC CS RefSeq v2.1, whole genome shotgun sequence genomic window:
- the LOC123121845 gene encoding F-box protein At3g07870 isoform X3, which translates to MVSEEIKPKKQRDEECIINCLPGELIERIFFKLPVSTLLRCTGVCEQWHKIIRGPQFVTSHLQHAPHYALLFFPQESVSGEPHPADAILIDEAWSLSTYAVPVIGPDDFLCGSFNGLLCLYTKSSTLKIANLATGEFLHLEKPVKNLRGDHFLFYNFGFHPLTKEYKITHLLGDSIEGRPRPHNNNRFSVVQVYTLGDEKWRDIKTPEALSLNCVKNSGAVTIDGTLYWLIEDVVASWQHAVMTFDLCGESFAQIQLPATKPEDFAAGGSRRYWIREMDGKVCVATAQTCPSLPRWLVGKLQIWELENKTEQRWIQKYNIQYSPDYIPGPNLVHGDKIILQRCDGNLYSYELLGENFNTELCKMAKLLDFSPHKPDNMQSYICVKSLVRLDVYKKTAIVRRPKQREGWELKKWEAWEHELSENERMWSDTHRDEHKETARAQRYRMMINNLLPHILDDTIRQEISMNINQISPNFPDQPRPIRRLNWVAQKQDLQNLNARMKKYNTIMKATDEVTSSIISMMGGAIEDQKRASSSNAGISSHNLSEADDDVKTLIPESLP; encoded by the exons ATGGTTTCTGAGGAAATCAAACCAAAGAAGCAAAGAGATGAGGAGTGCATTATAAACTGTCTCCCAGGAGAACTCATTGAGCGGATATTTTTTAAGCTTCCAGTGAGCACTTTGTTGAGGTGCACTGGTGTTTGCGAGCAATGGCACAAAATCATCCGAGGTCCCCAGTTTGTCACATCACACCTCCAGCATGCACCCCATTATGCCCTTCTGTTCTTCCCACAAGAGTCGGTCTCAGGCGAGCCCCATCCTGCTGATGCTATCCTGATTGATGAAGCCTGGTCGCTGTCGACATATGCAGTGCCAGTGATTGGGCCTGATGATTTCCTTTGTGGTTCATTCAATGGGCTTCTTTGCTTATACACAAAGTCATCAACACTCAAGATAGCTAATCTTGCAACCGGTGAATTCCTGCATCTTGAGAAACCTGTAAAGAATTTGAGGGGTGATCACTTCTTGTTCTACAACTTTGGGTTTCACCCATTGACAAAAGAATACAAGATTACACACTTACTTGGTGATTCCATCGAGGGTCGCCCTCGCCCCCATAATAATAACAGATTCAGCGTCGTTCAAGTTTACACGCTTGGTGATGAGAAATGGAGGGATATCAAAACTCCAGAAGCCCTAAGCTTAAACTGTGTAAAAAACTCTGGAGCGGTCACTATTGACGGAACACTGTATTGGCTAATTGAAGACGTGGTAGCTAGCTGGCAGCATGCAGTTATGACCTTCGATCTCTGTGGAGAAAGTTTTGCACAGATACAACTGCCTGCAACTAAACCTGAAGATTTTGCCGCTGGTGGTTCTCGTCGGTATTGGATCAGAGAGATGGATGGCAAGGTATGTGTAGCGACTGCTCAAACCTGTCCTTCTCTGCCCAGATGGCTTGTTGGTAAGCTGCAGATCTGGGAACTTGAGAACAAAACAGAGCAAAGGTGGATCCAGAAGTACAATATTCAGTACTCGCCAGATTACATTCCGGGTCCAAATTTGGTTCATGGGGATAAGATCATACTGCAACGTTGCGATGGCAACCTATATTCCTATGAGTTGCTCGGGGAGAACTTCAATACTGAACTGTGTAAGATGGCAAAGCTGTTAGATTTCAGTCCCCACAAGCCTGACAACATGCAATCCTATATCTGTGTGAAGTCACTTGTACGTTTAGATGTATACAAGAAGACTGCCATTGTGCGTAGGCCAAAACAGCGGGAAGGCTGGGAATTGAAGAAGTGGGAGGCGTGGGAGCATGAGCTCTCTGAGAATGAAAGAATGTGGAGCGACACTCACCGAGATGAGCACAAGGAAACT GCCCGTGCGCAACGCTATCGCATGATGATCAATAATCTGCTGCCGCATATATTGGATGATACGATTCGACAGGAAATCAGCATGAACATCAATCAAATATCTCCAAACTTTCCAGATCAG CCAAGGCCCATCCGTCGGCTTAATTGGGTGGCACAGAAGCAGGATTTGCAAAATTTAAATGCTCGTATGAAGAAATATAATACTATTATGAAG GCTACGGATGAGGTAACAAGTAGTATCATTAGTATGATGGGTGGTGCTATAGAAGATCAG AAGCGTGCTTCGAGTTCAAATGCTGGCATTTCTTCTCACAATCTCAGCGAGGCCGATGATGATGTGAAGACTTTGATACCTGAGAGCCTACCGTGA
- the LOC123121845 gene encoding F-box protein At3g07870 isoform X2, whose product MVSEEIKPKKQRDEECIINCLPGELIERIFFKLPVSTLLRCTGVCEQWHKIIRGPQFVTSHLQHAPHYALLFFPQESVSGEPHPADAILIDEAWSLSTYAVPVIGPDDFLCGSFNGLLCLYTKSSTLKIANLATGEFLHLEKPVKNLRGDHFLFYNFGFHPLTKEYKITHLLGDSIEGRPRPHNNNRFSVVQVYTLGDEKWRDIKTPEALSLNCVKNSGAVTIDGTLYWLIEDVVASWQHAVMTFDLCGESFAQIQLPATKPEDFAAGGSRRYWIREMDGKVCVATAQTCPSLPRWLVGKLQIWELENKTEQRWIQKYNIQYSPDYIPGPNLVHGDKIILQRCDGNLYSYELLGENFNTELCKMAKLLDFSPHKPDNMQSYICVKSLVRLDVYKKTAIVRRPKQREGWELKKWEAWEHELSENERMWSDTHRDEHKETARAQRYRMMINNLLPHILDDTIRQEISMNINQISPNFPDQQPRPIRRLNWVAQKQDLQNLNARMKKYNTIMKATDEVTSSIISMMGGAIEDQRASSSNAGISSHNLSEADDDVKTLIPESLP is encoded by the exons ATGGTTTCTGAGGAAATCAAACCAAAGAAGCAAAGAGATGAGGAGTGCATTATAAACTGTCTCCCAGGAGAACTCATTGAGCGGATATTTTTTAAGCTTCCAGTGAGCACTTTGTTGAGGTGCACTGGTGTTTGCGAGCAATGGCACAAAATCATCCGAGGTCCCCAGTTTGTCACATCACACCTCCAGCATGCACCCCATTATGCCCTTCTGTTCTTCCCACAAGAGTCGGTCTCAGGCGAGCCCCATCCTGCTGATGCTATCCTGATTGATGAAGCCTGGTCGCTGTCGACATATGCAGTGCCAGTGATTGGGCCTGATGATTTCCTTTGTGGTTCATTCAATGGGCTTCTTTGCTTATACACAAAGTCATCAACACTCAAGATAGCTAATCTTGCAACCGGTGAATTCCTGCATCTTGAGAAACCTGTAAAGAATTTGAGGGGTGATCACTTCTTGTTCTACAACTTTGGGTTTCACCCATTGACAAAAGAATACAAGATTACACACTTACTTGGTGATTCCATCGAGGGTCGCCCTCGCCCCCATAATAATAACAGATTCAGCGTCGTTCAAGTTTACACGCTTGGTGATGAGAAATGGAGGGATATCAAAACTCCAGAAGCCCTAAGCTTAAACTGTGTAAAAAACTCTGGAGCGGTCACTATTGACGGAACACTGTATTGGCTAATTGAAGACGTGGTAGCTAGCTGGCAGCATGCAGTTATGACCTTCGATCTCTGTGGAGAAAGTTTTGCACAGATACAACTGCCTGCAACTAAACCTGAAGATTTTGCCGCTGGTGGTTCTCGTCGGTATTGGATCAGAGAGATGGATGGCAAGGTATGTGTAGCGACTGCTCAAACCTGTCCTTCTCTGCCCAGATGGCTTGTTGGTAAGCTGCAGATCTGGGAACTTGAGAACAAAACAGAGCAAAGGTGGATCCAGAAGTACAATATTCAGTACTCGCCAGATTACATTCCGGGTCCAAATTTGGTTCATGGGGATAAGATCATACTGCAACGTTGCGATGGCAACCTATATTCCTATGAGTTGCTCGGGGAGAACTTCAATACTGAACTGTGTAAGATGGCAAAGCTGTTAGATTTCAGTCCCCACAAGCCTGACAACATGCAATCCTATATCTGTGTGAAGTCACTTGTACGTTTAGATGTATACAAGAAGACTGCCATTGTGCGTAGGCCAAAACAGCGGGAAGGCTGGGAATTGAAGAAGTGGGAGGCGTGGGAGCATGAGCTCTCTGAGAATGAAAGAATGTGGAGCGACACTCACCGAGATGAGCACAAGGAAACT GCCCGTGCGCAACGCTATCGCATGATGATCAATAATCTGCTGCCGCATATATTGGATGATACGATTCGACAGGAAATCAGCATGAACATCAATCAAATATCTCCAAACTTTCCAGATCAG CAGCCAAGGCCCATCCGTCGGCTTAATTGGGTGGCACAGAAGCAGGATTTGCAAAATTTAAATGCTCGTATGAAGAAATATAATACTATTATGAAG GCTACGGATGAGGTAACAAGTAGTATCATTAGTATGATGGGTGGTGCTATAGAAGATCAG CGTGCTTCGAGTTCAAATGCTGGCATTTCTTCTCACAATCTCAGCGAGGCCGATGATGATGTGAAGACTTTGATACCTGAGAGCCTACCGTGA
- the LOC123121845 gene encoding F-box protein At3g07870 isoform X1 translates to MVSEEIKPKKQRDEECIINCLPGELIERIFFKLPVSTLLRCTGVCEQWHKIIRGPQFVTSHLQHAPHYALLFFPQESVSGEPHPADAILIDEAWSLSTYAVPVIGPDDFLCGSFNGLLCLYTKSSTLKIANLATGEFLHLEKPVKNLRGDHFLFYNFGFHPLTKEYKITHLLGDSIEGRPRPHNNNRFSVVQVYTLGDEKWRDIKTPEALSLNCVKNSGAVTIDGTLYWLIEDVVASWQHAVMTFDLCGESFAQIQLPATKPEDFAAGGSRRYWIREMDGKVCVATAQTCPSLPRWLVGKLQIWELENKTEQRWIQKYNIQYSPDYIPGPNLVHGDKIILQRCDGNLYSYELLGENFNTELCKMAKLLDFSPHKPDNMQSYICVKSLVRLDVYKKTAIVRRPKQREGWELKKWEAWEHELSENERMWSDTHRDEHKETARAQRYRMMINNLLPHILDDTIRQEISMNINQISPNFPDQQPRPIRRLNWVAQKQDLQNLNARMKKYNTIMKATDEVTSSIISMMGGAIEDQKRASSSNAGISSHNLSEADDDVKTLIPESLP, encoded by the exons ATGGTTTCTGAGGAAATCAAACCAAAGAAGCAAAGAGATGAGGAGTGCATTATAAACTGTCTCCCAGGAGAACTCATTGAGCGGATATTTTTTAAGCTTCCAGTGAGCACTTTGTTGAGGTGCACTGGTGTTTGCGAGCAATGGCACAAAATCATCCGAGGTCCCCAGTTTGTCACATCACACCTCCAGCATGCACCCCATTATGCCCTTCTGTTCTTCCCACAAGAGTCGGTCTCAGGCGAGCCCCATCCTGCTGATGCTATCCTGATTGATGAAGCCTGGTCGCTGTCGACATATGCAGTGCCAGTGATTGGGCCTGATGATTTCCTTTGTGGTTCATTCAATGGGCTTCTTTGCTTATACACAAAGTCATCAACACTCAAGATAGCTAATCTTGCAACCGGTGAATTCCTGCATCTTGAGAAACCTGTAAAGAATTTGAGGGGTGATCACTTCTTGTTCTACAACTTTGGGTTTCACCCATTGACAAAAGAATACAAGATTACACACTTACTTGGTGATTCCATCGAGGGTCGCCCTCGCCCCCATAATAATAACAGATTCAGCGTCGTTCAAGTTTACACGCTTGGTGATGAGAAATGGAGGGATATCAAAACTCCAGAAGCCCTAAGCTTAAACTGTGTAAAAAACTCTGGAGCGGTCACTATTGACGGAACACTGTATTGGCTAATTGAAGACGTGGTAGCTAGCTGGCAGCATGCAGTTATGACCTTCGATCTCTGTGGAGAAAGTTTTGCACAGATACAACTGCCTGCAACTAAACCTGAAGATTTTGCCGCTGGTGGTTCTCGTCGGTATTGGATCAGAGAGATGGATGGCAAGGTATGTGTAGCGACTGCTCAAACCTGTCCTTCTCTGCCCAGATGGCTTGTTGGTAAGCTGCAGATCTGGGAACTTGAGAACAAAACAGAGCAAAGGTGGATCCAGAAGTACAATATTCAGTACTCGCCAGATTACATTCCGGGTCCAAATTTGGTTCATGGGGATAAGATCATACTGCAACGTTGCGATGGCAACCTATATTCCTATGAGTTGCTCGGGGAGAACTTCAATACTGAACTGTGTAAGATGGCAAAGCTGTTAGATTTCAGTCCCCACAAGCCTGACAACATGCAATCCTATATCTGTGTGAAGTCACTTGTACGTTTAGATGTATACAAGAAGACTGCCATTGTGCGTAGGCCAAAACAGCGGGAAGGCTGGGAATTGAAGAAGTGGGAGGCGTGGGAGCATGAGCTCTCTGAGAATGAAAGAATGTGGAGCGACACTCACCGAGATGAGCACAAGGAAACT GCCCGTGCGCAACGCTATCGCATGATGATCAATAATCTGCTGCCGCATATATTGGATGATACGATTCGACAGGAAATCAGCATGAACATCAATCAAATATCTCCAAACTTTCCAGATCAG CAGCCAAGGCCCATCCGTCGGCTTAATTGGGTGGCACAGAAGCAGGATTTGCAAAATTTAAATGCTCGTATGAAGAAATATAATACTATTATGAAG GCTACGGATGAGGTAACAAGTAGTATCATTAGTATGATGGGTGGTGCTATAGAAGATCAG AAGCGTGCTTCGAGTTCAAATGCTGGCATTTCTTCTCACAATCTCAGCGAGGCCGATGATGATGTGAAGACTTTGATACCTGAGAGCCTACCGTGA